The Drechmeria coniospora strain ARSEF 6962 chromosome 02, whole genome shotgun sequence genome has a segment encoding these proteins:
- a CDS encoding centromere/microtubule binding protein CBF5, protein MTMEIVKKSDEADYTIKPQAVTPAVDTSSWPLLLKNYDKPALSDPTRSATRQDGADAEAVLVRTGHFTPIPNGCSPLKRDIKSYISSGVINLDKPSNPSSHEVVAWVKRMLRVEKTGHSGTLDPKVTGCLIVCIDRATRLVKSQQGAGKEYVCVIRLHDKVPGGQAQFARALETLTGALFQRPPLISAVKRQLRIRTIHESKLIEFDNDRHLGVFWVSCEAGTYIRTLCVHLGLLLGVGAHMQELRRVRSGAMDESKQLVTLHDVLDAQWMMDNTRDESYLRKVISPLETLLTSYKRLVVKDSAVNAVCYGAKLMLPGLLRYEAGIEHHEEVVLMTTKGEAIALAIAQMSTVEMSTCDHGVVAKVKRCIMERDLYPRRWGLGPVALEKKKLKADGKLDKYGRANEATPAKWAAGYQDYSMPDATPATPKKAVEETTKVETVQAETPVTEDKKRKKHEGETPDEKAERKRRKAEKKAAKAAKKAAKGESAADEEDSD, encoded by the exons ATGACCATGGAGATTGTGAAGaagtcggacgaggcggatTACACCATCAAGCCGCAGGCGGTGACTCCGGCGGTTGACACGAGCTCGTGGCCGCTCCTCCTCAAGAATTACGACAAGC CCGCTCTTTCGGACCCGACGAGATCTGCCACGAGACAGGATGGTGCTGACGCCGAGGCAGTGCTCGTGCGGACGGGCCATTTCACCCCCATTCCCAATGGATGCTCGCCGTTGAAGCGCGACATCAAGTCGTACATTTCCTCTGGTGTCATCAACCTCGACAAGCCCTCGAATCCGTCGAGTCACGAGGTTGTCGCCTGGGTCAAGCGCATGCTTCG CGTCGAGAAGACTGGCCACAGCGGTACCCTCGACCCCAAGGTCACCGGCTGCTTGATCGTCTGCATCGACCGCGCGACCCGACTCGTCAAGTCGCAGCAAGGCGCCGGAAAAGAGTACGTCTGCGTCATCCGCCTCCACGACAAGGTGCCCGGCGGCCAGGCCCAGTTCGCGCGCGCGCTCGAGACCCTCACCGGCGCCCTCTTCCAGCGCCCGCCGTTGATCTCTGCCGTCAAGCGTCAGCTCCGTATCCGAACCATCCACGAGAGCAAGCTCATCGAGTTCGACAACGACCGCCACCTCGGCGTCTTCTGGGTCAGCTGCGAGGCCGGCACCTACATCCGAACGCTGTGCGTCCACCTCGGTCTCCTGCTCGGTGTCGGTGCCCACATGCAGGAGCTGCGCCGCGTCCGCAGCGGTGCCATGGATGAGTCCAAGCAGCTCGTGACCCTGCACGACGTGCTGGACGCGCAGTGGATGATGGACAACACCCGCGACGAGTCGTACCTGCGCAAGGTCATTTCTCCCCTCGAGACGCTCCTGACGTCCTACAagcgcctcgtcgtcaaggaCAGCGCCGTCAACGCCGTCTGCTACGGAGCCAAGCTCATGCTGCCCGGTCTTTTGCGATACG AGGCTGGCATCGAGCATCACGAGGAGGTTGTCTTGATGACGACCAAGGGCGAGGCCATCGCGCTGGCCATTGCGCAGATGTCGACGGTCGAGATGTCGACGTGCGACCACGGCGTCGTGGCCAAGGTCAAGCGATGCATCATGGAGCGCGACCTGTACCCCCGACGATGGGGTCTCGGCCCCGTCGCTCTTgagaagaagaagctcaAGGCGGACGGCAAGCTGGACAAGTACGGTCGGGCCAACgaggcgacgccggccaagTGGGCCGCCGGCTACCAGGACTACAGCATGCCCGACGCGACGCCCGCGACGCCCAagaaggccgtcgaggagacgacCAAGGTGGAGACGGTGCAGGCCGAGACGCCGGTGACCGAGGACAAGAAACGCAAGAAGCACGAGGGTGAGACGCCCGACGAGAAGGCGGAGCGGAAACGACGgaaggcggagaagaaggcggccaaggcggccaagaaggcggccaagggcgag